One part of the Nitrospiria bacterium genome encodes these proteins:
- a CDS encoding cell division protein ZapA has translation MKKQVEVEIYGQRYTIAGEADEQYVGKLARYVDGKMNELAKSGKNFPAAKLALLAAVNITHELFQLRQDKQVKESLIEKKAKDLIENIEEQFSDLKLY, from the coding sequence GTGAAAAAACAAGTGGAGGTGGAGATCTACGGCCAGCGTTATACCATTGCGGGAGAGGCGGATGAACAGTATGTCGGCAAATTGGCTCGATACGTGGACGGAAAGATGAACGAGCTGGCCAAGAGCGGAAAGAATTTCCCCGCCGCGAAATTGGCCTTGCTGGCGGCCGTCAATATCACGCACGAACTCTTCCAACTACGGCAGGACAAACAGGTCAAAGAAAGCCTGATCGAGAAGAAGGCCAAGGACCTGATCGAAAATATCGAAGAGCAGTTCAGTGATCTGAAACTGTATTGA
- the rnr gene encoding ribonuclease R, whose protein sequence is MHWSVIRRYVIPTLPTRQEILKRIEKQSAHPMLLRELMRSLGIPKNRRAAFQKFLDEMIRDGELIAIKGNRYGIPGKMNLVTGRLQCHPNGFGFVVPEKADGPDLFIGRRGMMEAMHGDRVVARIESTKPDGRREGRIIRVLERGMSRIVGRFESGREFGFIVPTEKQVCRDLYVSPDLTGGAKTGDLVVAEITSYPTPHRNPEGRIVQVLGQAGDSKIDTEMVIAEFGLPKVFPKEVLVESQAVPETVSADMIRNRRDLRDLNTVTIDGERARDFDDAVSIQRLPHDRIRLWVHIADVGHYVPWDSPLDLEARRRGTSVYFPDQVVPMFPERLSNGICSLNPRVDRLTLTAEMLFDPNGQRLEYDIYESVIRSNERMTYTAIKKILIDQDPELGRTYDYLRNDFELMEALCRRLMAVRTHDGSIDFDLPEPEIILDLQGQTTDIIREERHIAHRIIEEFMLAANRTVAEHMTEQNVPFIYRIHDSPDPEKIHDFIQFVGSFGLRFSGPKSGHAPEKVRPKAFQNVLEQVKGRPEERLINHVLLRSMKQAKYSTQNVGHFGLAFDHYTHFTSPIRRYPDLIVHRLVKEMIHHREMSPHRRTVFEKLLPQVAQTSSERERVAMEAEREAVDLKKVRFLADKEGEEFYGFITGVTAFGFFVELEEMFVEGLVHISSIPDDYYVYEEKQHRLIGRRHRRIFRIADRVKVRVEKVDLIKRQADFRLAEEGDRKAPHERTMHQRREKGTKRRRGR, encoded by the coding sequence GTGCACTGGTCCGTTATTAGGAGGTATGTCATTCCAACCCTTCCCACACGTCAAGAAATCTTAAAGCGGATCGAGAAACAATCCGCCCATCCCATGCTTCTGCGCGAACTGATGCGCTCGCTCGGCATCCCGAAGAATCGCCGGGCGGCCTTTCAAAAGTTTTTGGACGAGATGATCCGGGACGGCGAGCTGATCGCCATCAAGGGCAACCGCTACGGCATTCCCGGAAAGATGAATCTGGTGACCGGCCGGCTTCAGTGTCACCCGAACGGGTTCGGGTTCGTCGTCCCGGAAAAGGCGGACGGGCCGGATCTTTTCATCGGGCGGCGAGGCATGATGGAGGCGATGCATGGCGACCGCGTCGTGGCCCGAATCGAATCCACCAAGCCGGACGGCCGACGGGAGGGTCGGATCATTCGCGTCCTGGAACGGGGGATGAGCCGGATCGTCGGGCGGTTTGAATCGGGACGAGAGTTCGGATTCATCGTCCCGACCGAAAAACAGGTCTGCCGGGATCTGTATGTCAGTCCCGATCTCACGGGCGGCGCCAAGACCGGCGATCTGGTCGTGGCCGAGATTACGTCTTATCCCACGCCGCATCGAAACCCGGAGGGGCGAATCGTCCAAGTACTCGGCCAGGCCGGGGATTCCAAGATCGACACCGAGATGGTGATCGCCGAGTTCGGTCTTCCCAAGGTTTTTCCCAAAGAGGTTCTCGTCGAGTCACAGGCCGTTCCCGAAACGGTTTCGGCGGACATGATCCGAAATCGACGGGATCTTCGGGATCTCAACACCGTCACAATCGACGGAGAACGGGCCCGCGATTTCGACGACGCCGTTTCCATTCAAAGGCTGCCTCACGACCGAATCCGGCTCTGGGTCCACATCGCCGATGTCGGCCATTATGTCCCGTGGGACTCACCGCTCGATCTGGAGGCCCGCCGCCGGGGAACCAGCGTTTATTTTCCCGATCAGGTCGTCCCGATGTTTCCCGAACGGCTTTCGAACGGAATCTGCAGCTTGAATCCCAGGGTGGACCGTCTCACGCTGACGGCCGAGATGCTGTTCGATCCAAACGGGCAGCGGTTGGAATACGATATATATGAAAGCGTTATCCGGAGCAATGAACGGATGACCTACACGGCCATCAAAAAAATCCTCATCGATCAGGATCCGGAGCTGGGCCGGACCTACGACTATCTGCGGAACGACTTTGAGCTGATGGAAGCGCTTTGCCGCCGGCTCATGGCGGTCCGCACCCACGACGGGAGCATCGATTTTGACCTCCCTGAACCGGAGATCATTTTAGACCTTCAAGGACAGACCACGGATATTATCCGGGAGGAGCGCCACATCGCTCACCGGATCATCGAGGAATTCATGCTGGCGGCCAACCGGACCGTGGCCGAGCATATGACGGAGCAGAACGTCCCGTTCATTTACCGCATTCACGATTCGCCAGACCCGGAGAAAATTCATGACTTCATCCAGTTCGTCGGAAGTTTCGGCCTGCGGTTCTCGGGACCCAAGTCGGGCCATGCTCCGGAGAAAGTCCGGCCCAAGGCGTTTCAGAATGTGCTTGAACAAGTGAAGGGCCGCCCCGAGGAGCGATTGATTAATCACGTCCTGCTCCGGTCCATGAAACAGGCCAAGTATTCGACCCAGAATGTCGGCCATTTCGGGCTGGCGTTCGATCACTACACGCATTTTACCTCCCCCATTCGACGTTATCCCGATCTCATCGTCCATCGACTCGTCAAGGAGATGATTCATCACCGTGAAATGTCCCCCCACCGACGGACGGTCTTTGAAAAGCTCCTCCCCCAGGTGGCCCAGACCAGCTCGGAACGGGAGCGCGTCGCGATGGAGGCCGAACGCGAAGCGGTTGATTTAAAGAAGGTCCGTTTTCTGGCGGACAAGGAGGGGGAAGAGTTCTACGGGTTCATCACGGGCGTGACCGCATTCGGGTTCTTCGTGGAGCTGGAGGAGATGTTCGTGGAGGGGTTGGTCCATATCAGCTCGATCCCGGACGATTACTATGTCTACGAAGAAAAACAGCACCGTTTGATAGGCCGCCGCCACCGACGGATCTTCCGGATCGCCGACCGTGTCAAGGTCCGCGTCGAAAAGGTCGACCTGATCAAACGCCAGGCCGACTTCCGGCTGGCGGAGGAGGGCGACCGGAAGGCTCCGCACGAGAGAACGATGCACCAGCGGCGAGAAAAAGGCACGAAAAGAAGGCGCGGAAGATAA
- the smc gene encoding chromosome segregation protein SMC: MFLKKLELIGFKSFAESMVVTFQPGITAIVGPNGCGKSNIVDAVLWVLGEQSTKALRSDRMEDVIFNGSETRRPLNLSQVILTVGDVTGEIAGQFGDYQEIAISRRLFRTGESEYLINKTPCRLKDIRDLLIDTGAGHKGHTIIEQGKVDQLLNASPLERRELIEETAGISKYKLRKAEAERKLEATQQNLLRVRDIIGEVKRQINALDRQVKKTELYQELRTETRGLELKLLVSEYRDHRTTLSEVLRQMAELKTDESALLAELSRTEAELQAVKTGALQKETALSSLKQAVYDTQTLIHRQENRIELLRHQIHSWEEQRSKLGQEQTRLEQSLTLSVAQGEETERQLSDVVTILSDRRERLTIQETALAEVETQRAVQDAGLEENKTRLFETMAEMTEVKNRVASLESRKKEIQRIQDKGRSELSSVDQQIDQTRQALEAEQSRLNDFLDTLNRVQAEGARLGDEVHQKQGAIATRTEAILGQREVLTLAQARLASLKENEKAMMTTQAGILAWLSERPELRNRLHGIVADLLEVPKAFEPAIEAALGDQLQGLLIDDHATIKEIVQSLKSVQLGRGVFLPRTPRQTRTAQVHSSGEEFDGFIGPALQQIKVRSGFEAAAQALLGDVLLVRDLESALKLWSQLRIGYTIVTLEGEVLSPSGLLWAGRRTGSQQGLLLTRREIREAEEQLIQLESDLGRSETDKAALASDLERLQQRQLELIEQRQLEEATIAAQRQKIALLEADRLRLEERRGLLQTEHAQEAQEVVTAEQALAEALLRLEAQREEQGRIENELARLQETAKNFSERQDLLRSEVTQLKVDVSALVQREEALSKEKLRRREDQASLTEQQHRQATEITTLESKGLAARQDIEQTEKTIGTLSAQLSETQQRLSVETESYMADLGQINQLENRLGQVRAERARAEKLHNELDMRQTELKLRIEHLVDQASSLHQTVLEDAAEAMTEPINPAPVQERLSELRAKLDQLGPVNLAAIDEYRELDERYRFLTTQETDLTQSIEDLESAISKINRTTKEMFFSTYSALREKFKEVFQNFFVGGQADLVLLDENNPLESGIEIVAQPPGKRLKSISLLSGGEKALTAIALLFASFLIHPSPFCILDEIDAPLDEENIRRFLKVLRQMTDHSQFLIITHNKRTMEQADLLYGVTMEEAGVSKLVSIKLGANGNGHTVLDPASVTAESSTTATA, from the coding sequence ATGTTCCTTAAAAAACTGGAGTTGATCGGGTTCAAGTCGTTCGCCGAATCGATGGTGGTAACGTTTCAGCCCGGGATTACGGCGATCGTGGGACCGAACGGCTGCGGAAAGAGCAATATCGTGGACGCCGTCCTTTGGGTACTGGGAGAGCAGAGCACCAAGGCGCTCCGTTCCGATCGAATGGAGGACGTGATTTTTAACGGCAGCGAAACCCGGCGACCGCTTAATCTATCCCAAGTAATTCTGACCGTCGGCGATGTCACCGGAGAAATCGCGGGGCAGTTCGGCGATTACCAGGAGATCGCCATCAGCCGCCGGTTGTTCCGAACCGGCGAAAGCGAGTACCTGATCAACAAGACCCCGTGCCGGTTAAAAGACATCCGAGACCTTCTCATCGATACGGGCGCCGGCCACAAAGGGCACACCATTATCGAACAGGGAAAAGTCGACCAGCTCTTAAACGCCTCGCCGCTTGAACGCCGCGAGCTGATCGAGGAGACGGCCGGCATCTCCAAGTACAAATTGAGAAAGGCCGAGGCCGAACGAAAGCTGGAAGCCACGCAACAAAACCTTCTCCGCGTCCGTGATATCATCGGCGAGGTCAAGCGGCAAATCAACGCTCTGGATCGGCAGGTCAAAAAGACCGAGCTCTACCAGGAACTCCGGACCGAGACCCGGGGCTTGGAACTGAAGCTTCTGGTTTCGGAATACCGGGATCATCGGACGACGCTTTCCGAAGTCCTCCGTCAGATGGCCGAACTGAAGACCGATGAATCCGCGCTTCTGGCGGAGCTCTCCAGAACCGAGGCCGAGCTGCAGGCCGTAAAAACTGGCGCACTCCAGAAAGAGACGGCCCTTTCTTCGTTGAAACAGGCGGTCTACGACACCCAGACCTTGATCCATCGGCAGGAAAATCGGATCGAGCTTTTACGCCATCAGATCCATTCCTGGGAGGAGCAACGTTCAAAGCTCGGCCAGGAACAGACGCGTCTCGAACAATCCCTCACGCTATCCGTTGCGCAAGGGGAAGAGACCGAACGGCAATTGTCCGATGTGGTCACGATTCTTTCCGATCGGCGGGAACGATTGACGATCCAGGAAACCGCGCTGGCCGAGGTGGAAACTCAACGCGCCGTCCAGGATGCCGGTCTGGAAGAAAACAAGACGCGACTCTTTGAGACCATGGCCGAAATGACCGAGGTGAAGAACCGCGTCGCCTCTCTCGAATCACGCAAAAAAGAGATTCAGCGGATCCAGGACAAGGGCCGGTCCGAATTATCCTCGGTGGATCAGCAGATCGATCAGACCCGTCAGGCCTTGGAGGCGGAACAATCCCGCCTGAACGATTTCCTGGATACCCTGAACCGGGTCCAGGCCGAGGGGGCCCGCCTTGGCGATGAAGTGCACCAAAAACAGGGCGCGATCGCAACGCGGACCGAGGCCATTCTCGGTCAGCGGGAGGTGCTGACGCTCGCGCAGGCTCGCCTCGCATCGCTGAAGGAGAACGAAAAAGCGATGATGACGACCCAGGCCGGCATCCTCGCCTGGCTTTCCGAGCGGCCTGAACTCCGAAACCGGCTTCACGGCATTGTGGCCGATCTCCTGGAAGTACCAAAGGCTTTTGAGCCGGCCATCGAAGCGGCTCTGGGCGACCAGCTCCAGGGTCTATTGATAGACGATCATGCGACCATCAAAGAAATCGTTCAGTCCTTGAAATCGGTCCAGCTCGGCCGGGGGGTTTTCCTCCCCCGAACCCCGCGTCAGACACGAACCGCCCAGGTTCACTCCTCCGGCGAAGAGTTCGACGGCTTCATCGGACCGGCGCTGCAGCAAATCAAAGTCAGGTCCGGTTTCGAGGCCGCGGCCCAAGCCCTCCTGGGCGATGTTCTTCTGGTTCGAGATCTTGAATCGGCATTGAAACTTTGGAGTCAACTCCGGATCGGCTATACCATTGTGACGCTGGAAGGGGAAGTCCTCTCCCCGAGCGGCCTTCTTTGGGCGGGACGGCGCACCGGATCACAACAAGGACTCCTATTAACCCGGCGTGAAATTCGTGAGGCCGAAGAACAATTAATCCAACTTGAGAGCGACCTGGGCCGGTCCGAGACCGATAAGGCCGCGCTCGCATCGGATCTGGAGCGACTTCAACAACGACAACTGGAACTGATCGAGCAACGACAACTGGAGGAAGCAACCATCGCGGCCCAGCGGCAGAAGATCGCCCTTCTGGAAGCGGACCGTCTCCGTCTCGAGGAGAGACGGGGCTTGTTGCAGACCGAACACGCCCAGGAAGCGCAGGAAGTCGTCACGGCGGAGCAGGCCCTGGCCGAGGCCTTGCTCCGCTTGGAAGCTCAACGGGAAGAGCAGGGGCGGATCGAAAACGAGCTTGCGCGCCTCCAGGAAACGGCCAAAAACTTCTCCGAACGACAAGACCTTCTTCGTTCCGAAGTGACCCAGCTGAAGGTGGATGTCTCGGCGTTGGTTCAACGGGAGGAGGCGCTGTCCAAAGAGAAGCTCCGCCGGCGGGAGGATCAGGCCTCACTAACGGAACAACAACACCGCCAAGCCACTGAAATAACGACCCTCGAGTCAAAAGGGTTGGCCGCCCGCCAGGACATCGAGCAAACCGAAAAGACTATCGGCACCTTGAGCGCCCAACTCTCCGAGACACAGCAGCGCCTGTCGGTCGAGACCGAATCCTACATGGCCGATCTTGGGCAGATCAACCAGCTGGAAAACCGTCTGGGCCAGGTCCGGGCCGAACGAGCCCGAGCGGAAAAACTGCACAATGAACTGGACATGCGCCAGACCGAGTTGAAGCTTCGGATCGAGCACCTGGTCGATCAGGCCTCCAGTCTCCATCAAACGGTGCTTGAGGACGCGGCCGAGGCGATGACGGAACCGATCAATCCCGCCCCGGTACAGGAACGGCTTAGCGAACTTCGGGCCAAATTAGATCAGCTGGGACCGGTGAACCTGGCCGCCATCGATGAATACCGGGAACTGGATGAACGATACCGGTTTCTTACGACACAGGAGACCGACCTCACCCAATCGATCGAGGACCTCGAGTCCGCCATTTCGAAAATCAACCGGACCACCAAGGAAATGTTTTTTTCAACGTACTCGGCCTTGCGCGAAAAATTCAAGGAGGTCTTCCAGAATTTTTTTGTGGGAGGACAGGCCGATCTGGTCCTTCTCGATGAAAACAACCCGCTGGAGTCGGGGATCGAGATTGTGGCCCAGCCCCCGGGAAAGCGGCTGAAGAGCATCAGCCTTCTGTCCGGCGGAGAAAAGGCCCTGACCGCGATCGCCCTGTTGTTTGCCAGTTTTCTGATCCATCCCAGCCCGTTTTGCATCCTGGACGAGATCGACGCCCCCCTGGATGAGGAGAACATCCGCCGGTTCCTGAAGGTGCTTCGCCAGATGACGGACCACTCCCAGTTCCTGATCATCACCCACAACAAGCGGACCATGGAACAGGCCGATCTTCTGTACGGGGTCACGATGGAAGAGGCCGGGGTGTCCAAACTGGTCTCGATCAAATTGGGGGCAAACGGCAACGGCCATACCGTACTCGACCCCGCGTCCGTGACGGCCGAGTCCTCCACGACCGCAACGGCCTAG
- a CDS encoding CoA-binding protein translates to MTSEEMCELPAFRVSEEEARSVMDRYKTIAVVGFSTNPEKPSHYVPKYLKEHGYTVIPVNPTAKGEILGQKVYAGLKEIPQKVEIVDIFRPPKDVPPIVEEAIAIGAKVVWMQEGIVNNAAAERAKAAGLTVIMDKCMMKVHRSR, encoded by the coding sequence ATGACCAGCGAAGAAATGTGCGAGCTGCCGGCCTTCCGGGTTTCGGAGGAAGAGGCCCGAAGTGTGATGGACCGATACAAAACCATCGCGGTCGTCGGTTTTTCCACCAATCCCGAAAAACCCAGCCATTACGTTCCCAAGTATCTCAAAGAGCACGGCTACACCGTCATTCCGGTGAACCCGACGGCGAAAGGGGAAATTTTAGGCCAAAAGGTATATGCCGGTTTGAAGGAGATTCCCCAAAAAGTCGAGATCGTCGATATTTTCCGTCCGCCGAAAGACGTTCCTCCGATTGTTGAAGAGGCGATCGCCATCGGAGCGAAGGTCGTCTGGATGCAGGAGGGGATTGTGAACAACGCCGCGGCCGAACGGGCCAAGGCCGCCGGCCTGACCGTCATCATGGACAAATGCATGATGAAAGTGCACCGTTCCCGGTGA
- a CDS encoding NYN domain-containing protein translates to MAVSEESRLALFVDLENIALGVREAKYSSFEIGKVLARLVEKGKLIVKKAYADWDVYKEYKRAFHEAGIELIDIPHKRYSGKNSADIKLVVDAMELAASKEHVNIFVIASGDSDFTPLVSKLKENDKHVIGVGVKNSTSTLLASNCDEFIYYEDLVRTAKPKPKAVTQLPEKKKECFELLLETIEALQREDKEVIWGSMVKQTMKRKQPSFNESYYGYSSFSKLLEDAAKHELIKITHDAKSRSYIVTSLTETQ, encoded by the coding sequence ATGGCGGTATCGGAAGAATCGAGGCTGGCGCTCTTTGTCGACCTGGAGAACATCGCGCTCGGCGTGCGTGAGGCGAAGTATTCCAGCTTTGAGATCGGCAAGGTTTTGGCGCGCCTGGTGGAAAAGGGCAAGCTGATCGTCAAGAAGGCCTATGCCGATTGGGATGTGTACAAGGAATATAAGCGCGCGTTCCATGAGGCCGGAATCGAGTTGATCGATATTCCGCACAAGCGTTACAGCGGAAAGAACAGCGCCGATATCAAGCTGGTGGTGGATGCGATGGAGCTGGCCGCCTCCAAAGAGCACGTGAACATCTTCGTGATCGCCTCGGGAGACAGCGATTTCACCCCGCTGGTCTCGAAGCTGAAGGAAAACGACAAGCACGTCATCGGGGTGGGCGTGAAAAATTCCACGTCGACGCTGCTGGCCTCGAACTGTGACGAATTTATCTATTACGAAGACCTTGTGCGCACCGCGAAGCCGAAACCCAAGGCGGTGACCCAGCTGCCAGAGAAGAAGAAGGAATGCTTCGAACTCCTGCTCGAAACGATCGAGGCCCTTCAGCGGGAAGATAAAGAGGTGATCTGGGGTTCCATGGTGAAGCAGACCATGAAGCGAAAGCAGCCCTCTTTCAACGAGTCCTACTACGGCTACAGCTCCTTCAGCAAGCTTCTTGAGGACGCGGCCAAGCATGAGCTGATCAAGATCACCCATGACGCGAAGAGCCGCTCCTACATCGTTACTTCTCTGACGGAAACCCAGTAA
- a CDS encoding tetratricopeptide repeat protein: MANRFYTGRVAGAVLLFSVGWLVACAAQKPLIVPTTPPSERNENPGLDQPPPPALPKSDPAQGACGSAEDCFSTALQLADKGDRGSATAALRSLRDRFPDSLPAKRSGFLLGQWAAEGGSPEADELLSQAVVDLPSLEEYGLFFMANGEAIRGQYPQAVQTYDRLLQKYPESVLSAQAVYQKADAWAQSGDCQTALTQFQEFVTRFPGDPNAGPALLRLADCALKIGDSEKAIWALQRVWFYYADSPEAPAAQKNLQQLGASGVSIPAPASEARYQRGRILFDAARYDEAAVEFKALLAAGEPGNRDDLSLKLGETLIQLKQYDDANRVLEDLARRSGRPDLLTSALFWMGRVAIRQGDEGRFLQIERKLAERFPTSPDRAKLLFMIGDYYEDRRQIEQALKMYHRIIDETPGDPSAEDAVWRIGWMAYKTGRYSDAIRTLGDYWQQHPASLSGGQFGYWIGRSSEQINQPAQAAEAYRGVCRDFLRSFYCQQAQVRLAGLQSALSDSGKTDPSPDAPIGDPEAGSKPVNGNSIRLPVDEASPALTRDRHYSTALELLALHLESEATRELSYLTDRYATDKPTVLKLAGLLYSAGDYHQSLRLLRLYFQDVMEKGGDEIPRSFWEQAYPNRFVQWVQQQSPAVGTDPYLVAAVAREESAFDSKAVSKVGALGLMQLMPYTGEWVAKRVGLDDFRPELLLDEATNLHLGAWYLGHLIEQFNGNLVLAVASYNAGPDAVGRWAEKGVGNLDEFIESIPFNETRYFTKKVMRSYHEYRRIAGENSVQPVMGALVSP, from the coding sequence ATGGCGAATCGGTTTTACACAGGAAGGGTGGCCGGAGCGGTATTGCTTTTCAGCGTGGGCTGGCTTGTCGCCTGTGCGGCCCAAAAGCCGCTGATTGTGCCCACGACCCCTCCTTCCGAACGGAACGAGAATCCCGGTTTGGACCAGCCGCCGCCCCCCGCGCTTCCAAAATCGGACCCGGCTCAGGGGGCCTGCGGATCGGCCGAGGACTGTTTTAGCACGGCGTTGCAGCTGGCGGACAAAGGGGATCGAGGGTCCGCGACCGCCGCACTCCGGTCGCTTCGAGACCGATTCCCCGATTCCCTACCGGCGAAGCGGAGCGGGTTTCTTTTGGGGCAATGGGCCGCCGAAGGGGGGTCCCCCGAGGCGGATGAGCTCTTATCGCAGGCCGTCGTCGATCTCCCCTCGCTCGAAGAATACGGTCTTTTCTTTATGGCCAATGGCGAGGCCATACGGGGACAGTATCCGCAGGCGGTTCAGACCTACGACCGTCTTCTCCAGAAGTATCCGGAAAGTGTGCTAAGCGCGCAGGCCGTTTACCAAAAGGCGGATGCCTGGGCTCAATCCGGTGATTGTCAAACAGCCCTCACACAGTTTCAGGAATTTGTGACCCGATTCCCGGGCGATCCCAACGCCGGCCCGGCCTTGCTTCGACTGGCCGACTGCGCCTTGAAGATCGGGGATTCGGAGAAGGCCATTTGGGCGCTGCAACGGGTGTGGTTTTACTATGCGGACAGCCCGGAGGCCCCGGCTGCGCAAAAGAATCTTCAACAGCTCGGTGCGTCCGGCGTTTCAATCCCGGCACCGGCCTCCGAGGCGCGATATCAGCGGGGCCGGATCCTTTTTGACGCGGCCCGATACGACGAAGCCGCGGTGGAATTCAAGGCGCTGTTGGCCGCCGGCGAACCGGGGAACCGCGATGATCTGAGTCTGAAATTGGGGGAAACCTTGATCCAGCTCAAACAATACGATGACGCCAATCGGGTATTGGAAGACCTGGCCCGCCGCAGCGGCCGGCCGGATCTTCTGACCAGCGCCCTATTCTGGATGGGGCGCGTCGCGATTCGTCAAGGCGACGAGGGGCGGTTCCTTCAGATCGAGCGTAAGCTGGCCGAGCGATTTCCGACCAGCCCGGATCGGGCGAAACTGCTCTTTATGATCGGTGACTATTACGAAGATCGTCGCCAGATCGAACAGGCCCTGAAGATGTATCACCGGATTATCGACGAAACTCCGGGCGATCCATCCGCCGAGGATGCCGTCTGGCGGATCGGCTGGATGGCCTATAAAACGGGGCGGTACAGCGACGCGATCCGGACCCTCGGGGACTATTGGCAGCAACATCCCGCCAGCCTGTCCGGCGGCCAGTTCGGATACTGGATCGGACGCAGTTCGGAACAGATAAACCAGCCGGCCCAAGCGGCGGAAGCTTACCGGGGAGTCTGCCGAGACTTTCTGCGGAGTTTTTATTGCCAGCAGGCCCAGGTCCGCTTGGCCGGACTCCAGTCGGCCCTGTCCGACTCCGGAAAGACGGACCCTAGTCCGGATGCCCCTATCGGAGATCCGGAAGCCGGTTCAAAACCTGTGAACGGGAATTCCATCCGCCTGCCGGTCGATGAGGCCAGCCCCGCATTGACCCGCGATCGGCATTACTCAACGGCACTGGAGCTTCTGGCGCTGCATCTCGAGTCGGAGGCCACCCGGGAACTGTCCTACTTGACGGATCGATATGCGACGGACAAACCGACGGTCTTGAAGCTGGCCGGGCTTCTTTACAGCGCCGGCGACTACCATCAAAGTCTTCGTCTCCTGCGGCTTTACTTCCAGGATGTCATGGAAAAAGGGGGCGACGAGATACCGAGAAGTTTCTGGGAACAGGCTTATCCGAATCGTTTCGTGCAATGGGTGCAACAGCAAAGTCCCGCCGTGGGAACCGATCCCTACCTCGTCGCGGCCGTGGCCCGGGAGGAAAGCGCGTTTGATTCGAAGGCGGTTTCCAAGGTCGGGGCCTTGGGTTTGATGCAGCTCATGCCTTATACCGGGGAATGGGTGGCCAAGCGGGTGGGCCTGGACGATTTCCGTCCCGAACTGTTGCTGGATGAAGCGACCAACCTCCACTTGGGGGCATGGTATCTCGGCCATCTGATTGAGCAATTCAACGGAAACCTGGTCCTGGCGGTGGCCAGCTACAACGCCGGTCCGGACGCGGTGGGTCGGTGGGCGGAGAAAGGGGTGGGGAATCTCGACGAATTCATCGAATCGATCCCGTTTAACGAAACCCGATACTTTACAAAGAAGGTTATGCGAAGCTACCACGAATATCGTCGGATTGCCGGAGAAAATTCCGTTCAGCCGGTGATGGGAGCCTTGGTTTCGCCTTGA
- the rlmN gene encoding 23S rRNA (adenine(2503)-C(2))-methyltransferase RlmN → MQTVNLKQLSFDEFDGFMRDLGWPRYRAQQLRDWIYKKHVSRFDAMTNLSKTDRAVLETRARIGEPELVRRQRSTDGTQKFLFRMADGQEIESVLIPDEDRNTLCISTQVGCTLDCTFCLTGTMGLLRNLKAHEIVDQVLWVLRDLESGVPLTNVVLMGMGEPLANYREVTEALKRLTDPKMVGLSPRRITLSTSGLVPQIRRLGESGLNVNLAVSLNATTNAVRDRLMPAVNKQFPLETLLRACRDYPLPPRRRIFFEYVLLKGVNDSEEDAHRLLRLLKGLRCKVNLIPFNDYPGAPFGRPDDETVLRFQKILIEGHLAAFIRKSRGRDILAACGQLRTEKNDVTVIN, encoded by the coding sequence ATGCAAACGGTGAATCTCAAACAGCTCTCCTTTGACGAGTTTGACGGCTTTATGCGGGATCTGGGCTGGCCGAGGTATCGCGCTCAACAGCTCCGGGACTGGATCTACAAGAAACACGTCTCCCGGTTCGATGCAATGACCAACCTGTCGAAAACCGACCGAGCGGTTCTTGAGACGCGGGCTAGGATCGGGGAACCCGAGTTGGTCCGGCGGCAGCGTTCCACGGACGGGACGCAGAAGTTCCTGTTTCGTATGGCCGATGGTCAGGAAATCGAGTCCGTCTTGATTCCGGACGAAGACCGCAACACCCTCTGTATATCGACCCAGGTCGGCTGCACGCTCGACTGCACTTTTTGCCTCACCGGCACCATGGGCCTCCTTCGCAATCTCAAGGCCCACGAGATCGTCGATCAAGTGCTCTGGGTGCTGAGAGACCTCGAATCGGGAGTTCCCCTGACCAATGTAGTCCTCATGGGGATGGGCGAACCCCTGGCCAATTACCGCGAGGTGACCGAGGCCTTGAAACGGCTGACGGATCCGAAAATGGTCGGCCTTTCTCCCCGCAGGATCACCCTTTCCACCTCCGGTCTCGTTCCTCAGATCAGAAGGCTGGGAGAGAGCGGATTGAACGTAAACCTAGCCGTCTCCCTCAATGCGACAACCAATGCGGTTCGGGACCGCTTGATGCCCGCGGTCAACAAACAATTTCCCTTGGAAACGCTGCTTCGGGCCTGCCGGGACTATCCCCTCCCGCCCCGCCGGCGGATATTTTTCGAATACGTCCTGTTAAAAGGCGTGAACGATTCCGAGGAGGACGCCCATCGCCTCCTCCGGCTGCTCAAGGGCCTGCGCTGCAAAGTGAATCTGATCCCGTTTAACGACTATCCCGGCGCTCCCTTTGGTCGTCCGGACGATGAAACCGTGCTTCGCTTTCAAAAAATCCTGATCGAAGGACACCTGGCGGCCTTTATACGAAAAAGCCGCGGCCGCGACATCTTGGCCGCCTGCGGCCAACTCCGCACCGAGAAAAACGACGTAACGGTCATAAATTGA